One segment of Rubripirellula amarantea DNA contains the following:
- a CDS encoding PSD1 and planctomycete cytochrome C domain-containing protein, giving the protein MPLLRFLALSIAILSLSVRSSQAQEPLEFGRDVRPILSDHCFACHGPDEGHRESGLRLDTADGLASVVNPQEVESSELMARLVSDDDDTMMPPPQFHKPLSAKQKQVLRDWISSGASFEQHWAFVPPERDHASLKDDSHADAQTPEESVASQSRAAETAARIDEFLDAAIAKSGLTANEPADRRTLLRRVCLDLTGLPPSLKQIDAFLNDTSDNAYEKLIDRLTSSEAYGQHMGRYWLDLVRYADTHGLHLDNYREMWHYRDWVIAAFNANMPFDEFITKQIAGDLLPGSTVDDKIASGFNRLNVTTNEGGSIYEEVFARNCIDRTDAFGTVFLGLTTGCAVCHDHKFDPISQRDYFSMLAFFNSLEGSALDSNRKDPPPVISVPSEEQSELKRKLDLELADIQKEMSEPIASVDAAQVAWERTLSNRGDANVHVIAPIEVTSDRETRMSVRTDHSFEFAESPSDKETTTVVAAIPAGVLWQTLHLTALTDTALTETALTDTAENRVGAASNGNAVLSEISIEIADDSTNGEWTEIPIESAVADVEQDQNNFAVTNAIDGKVDESTGWAVKGHQQTGARNAWFAVPTLIAEGDDAKVRVRLKYQSQYAKHVFRRVRLILSDTTPTLPSEQQIKLGPIHTAGPFEIENESAGYYRHFASQAKEFKADEVFHYEGRPYRWQQRGDFPQVQEIPVPTVRDRSSALIIHQSIEAPKEQDLLLLIGSDDGHVIFMNGKEVSKVQRTGPINALSTEVKLTLQKGNNDLYIKLVNDSGDSTLTYAYRSYALPVPSELMQLAKSDPETRTDATKQSLQKYYRSVYCRHPDWMALVDLEKGTRKAKEDLLAQIPTTLVWKETKEPRKAFLLVRGQYDQPGEEVPRATPSFLPPFPKEFPKDRLGLAKWLTLPEHPLTSRVAANRFWQQVFGTGLVKTSEDFGSQGEPPSHPKLLDFLAVDFQAHGWDVRRLMKSLVLTKAYRRSAKVSETMKQIDPNNRLLARGPRYRLDAEILRDQSLALAGKLVKDSGGPSVKPPQPDGLWKAVGYSGSNTVNFTADVGEKVYRRSVYVFWKRTSPPPQMTTLDAPSRESCTARRERTNTPLQALMLMNETQYMEAARHLVLRAERESDGDDLQRLSWMFELVTCRPPSDSERRELVKLLEDMIIYYDNHLTLTTQFIESSDSRQAAFTVIASTLLNLDEVVNK; this is encoded by the coding sequence ATGCCCTTGTTACGCTTCTTGGCACTTTCCATCGCGATCTTAAGCCTCTCGGTTCGCTCGAGCCAGGCACAGGAACCGCTCGAATTTGGGCGTGATGTGCGACCGATCCTGTCGGATCATTGTTTCGCCTGTCACGGACCTGATGAGGGGCATCGTGAATCGGGCTTGCGACTCGACACCGCGGACGGTCTGGCGTCAGTCGTGAATCCCCAAGAAGTCGAATCAAGCGAGCTGATGGCGAGGCTCGTGTCCGATGATGATGACACGATGATGCCACCGCCACAGTTTCATAAACCACTCTCGGCAAAGCAAAAACAAGTTTTGCGGGACTGGATCAGCTCAGGCGCATCATTCGAGCAACATTGGGCTTTCGTGCCGCCCGAACGTGATCATGCATCACTCAAAGACGATTCCCACGCAGACGCACAAACCCCAGAAGAGTCTGTTGCATCGCAATCCCGTGCCGCCGAAACTGCCGCAAGAATCGACGAGTTCCTCGACGCAGCAATCGCGAAATCGGGGCTAACCGCGAATGAGCCAGCCGATCGCCGAACATTGTTGCGACGCGTGTGTTTGGATTTGACCGGACTTCCACCTTCGCTTAAACAGATTGATGCGTTCCTTAACGACACGTCTGACAACGCCTACGAGAAGCTGATTGATCGCTTAACAAGCAGCGAAGCGTACGGCCAGCACATGGGTCGTTATTGGTTGGACTTGGTGCGGTACGCGGACACGCACGGCTTGCACTTGGACAACTATCGCGAAATGTGGCACTATCGCGACTGGGTCATCGCTGCTTTCAATGCCAACATGCCATTTGACGAATTCATCACAAAGCAAATTGCCGGTGACTTGCTTCCCGGCTCGACGGTCGACGACAAAATCGCAAGTGGATTCAATCGACTCAATGTCACCACCAACGAAGGCGGTTCAATCTACGAAGAAGTCTTTGCCCGCAATTGCATTGATCGTACCGACGCATTTGGCACTGTGTTTTTGGGATTAACGACGGGATGCGCGGTTTGTCACGACCACAAGTTCGACCCCATCTCGCAGCGGGACTACTTCTCGATGTTGGCCTTTTTCAACAGTCTCGAAGGCAGTGCCCTCGATTCAAACCGAAAAGACCCGCCACCGGTGATCAGTGTTCCTAGTGAAGAGCAAAGTGAGCTGAAACGAAAACTGGATTTGGAACTCGCCGACATTCAAAAGGAAATGTCAGAGCCGATCGCTTCGGTAGATGCGGCCCAAGTCGCGTGGGAAAGAACGTTGTCCAATCGTGGTGATGCAAACGTGCACGTGATAGCGCCCATCGAAGTGACGTCGGATCGCGAAACTAGAATGAGTGTTCGAACCGATCATTCCTTTGAGTTTGCAGAAAGTCCATCAGACAAAGAAACCACAACGGTTGTGGCAGCCATCCCAGCCGGCGTACTTTGGCAAACCCTGCACCTAACGGCGCTGACTGATACGGCGCTGACAGAAACGGCGCTGACTGATACCGCTGAGAATCGTGTGGGCGCTGCATCGAATGGCAATGCAGTGCTATCAGAAATCTCAATCGAAATCGCCGATGACTCAACTAACGGAGAATGGACCGAGATTCCCATCGAGTCCGCGGTCGCGGATGTTGAGCAAGATCAAAACAATTTTGCTGTCACCAACGCGATTGATGGAAAGGTCGATGAGTCGACCGGATGGGCCGTTAAAGGTCACCAGCAAACGGGGGCTCGAAACGCTTGGTTTGCAGTCCCGACACTCATTGCTGAAGGTGACGACGCTAAAGTTCGCGTGCGACTGAAGTATCAATCCCAGTATGCGAAACATGTATTTAGGAGAGTTCGCCTGATTTTGTCGGACACAACTCCGACACTACCGAGCGAGCAACAGATCAAGCTTGGTCCAATCCATACCGCGGGACCGTTTGAGATTGAAAACGAAAGCGCAGGGTACTACCGCCATTTTGCTTCTCAAGCCAAAGAATTCAAAGCTGACGAAGTGTTCCACTATGAGGGCCGACCCTACCGCTGGCAGCAACGTGGCGACTTCCCTCAGGTCCAAGAGATTCCTGTTCCTACCGTACGCGACCGTTCGTCGGCATTAATTATCCACCAATCGATTGAAGCCCCCAAAGAACAAGACTTGCTGCTATTGATTGGTTCGGATGATGGACATGTGATCTTCATGAATGGCAAAGAAGTCAGCAAGGTTCAACGCACGGGACCGATCAATGCGTTGTCAACCGAAGTCAAACTTACCCTTCAAAAGGGAAACAACGATCTCTACATCAAGCTCGTTAACGACTCGGGCGATTCGACGTTGACCTACGCGTATCGTTCGTATGCCTTGCCAGTGCCTTCGGAATTAATGCAACTCGCGAAAAGCGACCCCGAGACACGGACCGATGCCACCAAGCAATCGCTGCAAAAGTACTATCGCAGCGTCTATTGTCGACACCCTGATTGGATGGCCTTGGTGGATCTTGAAAAAGGTACTCGCAAGGCGAAGGAAGACTTGTTGGCCCAGATTCCAACGACTCTGGTTTGGAAAGAAACCAAAGAGCCTCGCAAGGCTTTTCTGCTTGTGCGGGGTCAGTACGATCAGCCTGGTGAAGAAGTGCCTCGTGCGACGCCCAGCTTCTTGCCACCTTTCCCTAAAGAGTTCCCGAAGGACCGGTTGGGTCTGGCGAAATGGTTGACCCTGCCGGAACACCCTCTCACGTCGCGAGTGGCGGCGAACCGATTCTGGCAACAAGTATTCGGAACGGGGTTGGTCAAAACCAGTGAGGACTTTGGCAGCCAAGGCGAACCACCGAGTCATCCCAAGCTGCTTGATTTCTTGGCCGTCGATTTCCAAGCCCATGGATGGGACGTGCGTCGTTTGATGAAGTCGCTCGTGTTGACCAAAGCGTATCGCCGGTCCGCGAAGGTTTCCGAAACGATGAAACAAATTGACCCCAACAATCGACTACTCGCTCGAGGACCAAGATACCGTTTGGATGCCGAGATCTTGCGTGATCAATCCCTAGCGCTCGCGGGCAAACTGGTTAAGGATTCGGGCGGGCCAAGTGTCAAACCGCCTCAACCCGATGGCCTTTGGAAGGCCGTGGGTTACTCGGGCAGCAACACGGTCAACTTCACCGCCGATGTTGGCGAAAAGGTCTATCGGCGAAGTGTTTATGTGTTTTGGAAACGCACCAGTCCGCCGCCGCAGATGACCACGCTTGATGCACCAAGCCGTGAATCGTGCACGGCTCGCCGCGAGCGAACCAATACTCCGCTGCAAGCGTTGATGCTGATGAATGAAACTCAGTACATGGAAGCGGCTCGCCACTTGGTTCTTCGGGCCGAACGAGAAAGCGACGGCGACGACCTTCAGCGTTTGAGTTGGATGTTCGAGCTCGTCACGTGCCGACCGCCCAGTGATTCCGAACGTCGAGAATTGGTAAAGCTGCTTGAAGATATGATTATCTATTACGACAACCATCTGACGTTGACCACTCAATTCATCGAAAGCTCGGATTCTCGGCAAGCTGCCTTCACCGTCATCGCCAGCACGCTGCTGAATCTTGATGAAGTCGTCAACAAGTAA
- a CDS encoding AAA family ATPase, with the protein MSSSPEDRIVESIRMYRDALKETRLLYVESGELIRGSYGWLHGSDNGNAASVAEQMDDLHQGFLMKVFASVVPNADSRSMEQRQLGRALLEHIWGKSVMGNQLHEAVDWLIGAADEFEWSDLVRPFAEIPAIRDRWGELETLAMRMANLLASVDGKVSLEDNQAIASMQRQFDQLQGAAPESLANEVDTDNARDALKWLRDEAKKLREGVSVTAAEKPTPMAGPGRSVAEKSKPTKTEPDPPDDRTPEQRLADARAKLNRLVGLESIKEQIETLTNFLKMERLREKEGLPTTRPSLHMSFVGNPGTGKTTVARIVADIYGALGILEKGHLVETDRSGLVAEYAGQTGPKTNAKIDEALDGVLFIDEAYTMIDENGQDQYGREAIQTLLKRMEDQRERLVVILAGYPVEMNKMIRSNPGLSSRVGTTMHFDDYDPEALCRIYELIAAKAKYTIPTEARRRLLRGFTYLYIKRDRHFGNGRCSRNSFERSVRRLANRLSKRSDVNRELLTTLEAEDIEVAGVDHEHLIAMAGEPGHVRIKCKACDAGQIIDDQFLGTEVTCESCGEKTFADWGQPVASLAPPVNESSEPEAET; encoded by the coding sequence ATGTCGTCCTCTCCTGAAGATCGGATTGTCGAATCCATTCGAATGTACCGCGATGCGTTAAAAGAAACCCGGTTGCTCTATGTCGAAAGCGGCGAGCTGATTCGTGGATCCTACGGTTGGCTTCACGGCAGCGATAACGGCAACGCCGCATCAGTGGCTGAGCAGATGGATGACCTGCATCAAGGGTTCCTGATGAAGGTGTTCGCGTCAGTCGTTCCCAACGCGGATTCTCGATCAATGGAGCAGCGTCAACTGGGCCGAGCATTGCTGGAGCACATCTGGGGTAAGTCCGTCATGGGCAACCAATTGCATGAAGCGGTCGACTGGTTGATCGGTGCTGCAGACGAATTTGAGTGGTCGGACCTTGTTCGCCCCTTCGCAGAAATTCCCGCCATTCGCGATCGTTGGGGTGAACTTGAAACACTTGCGATGCGGATGGCAAATCTGTTGGCGTCGGTCGATGGAAAGGTCAGCCTCGAAGACAACCAAGCGATCGCTTCGATGCAACGTCAGTTTGATCAGTTACAAGGTGCGGCTCCCGAGAGCTTGGCCAACGAAGTTGACACGGACAACGCTCGCGATGCCCTCAAGTGGTTGCGCGACGAAGCTAAGAAACTGCGAGAGGGCGTAAGCGTTACCGCTGCGGAAAAGCCCACACCGATGGCTGGGCCTGGACGCAGCGTCGCGGAAAAATCGAAGCCCACAAAAACTGAACCTGATCCGCCGGACGATCGGACGCCTGAACAACGCCTCGCGGATGCTCGTGCCAAACTGAATCGGCTGGTGGGACTTGAATCGATCAAGGAGCAGATCGAAACGCTGACCAACTTTTTGAAGATGGAACGCTTGCGTGAGAAAGAGGGATTGCCAACGACTCGCCCTAGTTTGCACATGTCCTTTGTTGGCAATCCGGGAACCGGCAAGACAACCGTTGCACGCATCGTTGCTGATATCTACGGCGCTTTGGGAATCCTCGAGAAAGGTCATCTGGTTGAAACCGACCGCAGTGGTTTGGTGGCTGAGTATGCAGGCCAAACCGGACCCAAGACGAATGCGAAGATTGACGAAGCGCTCGATGGCGTTCTGTTTATCGACGAAGCCTACACGATGATCGACGAGAACGGACAAGATCAATACGGGCGCGAGGCGATTCAAACATTGCTGAAGCGGATGGAAGATCAACGCGAACGACTTGTGGTGATCTTGGCTGGTTATCCCGTCGAGATGAATAAGATGATCCGCAGCAATCCGGGGTTGAGTTCCCGCGTGGGGACAACGATGCACTTTGACGACTACGATCCCGAAGCCCTTTGCCGAATCTATGAACTGATCGCGGCGAAAGCAAAGTATACGATTCCTACCGAAGCCCGTCGGCGATTGTTGCGAGGGTTCACCTACTTGTATATCAAACGAGATCGTCACTTCGGAAATGGGCGTTGTAGTCGAAACAGTTTTGAACGCAGCGTACGACGTTTAGCCAATCGTTTGTCGAAACGAAGTGATGTTAATCGAGAATTGTTGACGACGCTTGAAGCTGAAGACATTGAAGTCGCCGGAGTTGATCATGAACATTTGATTGCCATGGCGGGTGAACCTGGCCACGTGCGGATAAAGTGCAAAGCCTGTGATGCTGGTCAAATCATTGACGACCAATTTCTGGGTACTGAAGTAACTTGCGAATCATGTGGCGAAAAAACATTTGCAGACTGGGGACAACCGGTGGCATCGCTTGCACCTCCGGTAAATGAAAGTAGTGAACCCGAAGCGGAAACGTAG
- a CDS encoding carbohydrate kinase family protein, translating into MKSDHDLNPVPIVGIGVSVLDTLLSVDQFPHEEQVVQAKSRAAGLGGGVAVAMATASSLGVKTLLVDRLGTDVASRAIIESLAQAGVDTRLIDRSEASTASIASIWVTSSSGSRTIVFSPGNDIEATWASEIETAVADATVLHLNGRHREVATRAIEVAKATGTRVSYDGGAHRYRSEIRPLVCQADILIVARQFAQAYLDDSSAAPIDLCRRLRKQTNAELAGVTCGTEGSWFETKDGSSWHQPAFPVENVVDTTGCGDVFHGAFLAGLVRGDSFQCCGELAARAAALNASQWGAFGRALSLQLGDV; encoded by the coding sequence ATGAAATCGGATCACGACTTGAATCCCGTACCGATCGTCGGCATTGGTGTTAGTGTCCTTGATACGCTCCTGTCCGTTGACCAATTTCCTCATGAAGAGCAAGTCGTCCAAGCGAAGTCACGTGCGGCGGGACTCGGCGGCGGCGTTGCGGTTGCCATGGCGACGGCGTCTTCATTAGGTGTCAAGACTTTGTTGGTCGATCGGTTGGGAACTGACGTTGCGTCTCGCGCGATCATCGAATCGCTCGCACAGGCCGGAGTTGATACGCGATTGATTGACCGATCCGAAGCCAGTACCGCATCGATCGCTAGCATCTGGGTGACGTCAAGCTCGGGATCGCGGACGATAGTTTTTTCGCCCGGCAATGATATCGAGGCAACGTGGGCGAGCGAGATTGAAACTGCGGTCGCTGACGCAACTGTGCTGCACCTCAATGGACGACACAGGGAAGTCGCCACCCGAGCGATTGAAGTGGCTAAAGCAACGGGTACACGAGTTTCCTATGACGGTGGTGCGCATCGGTACCGCAGTGAAATTCGTCCGTTGGTTTGTCAGGCTGATATCTTGATCGTTGCCCGGCAATTCGCTCAGGCATACCTAGATGATTCATCGGCTGCGCCAATCGACCTGTGTCGCCGATTGCGGAAGCAAACGAATGCTGAACTTGCCGGGGTGACCTGCGGAACCGAGGGCAGTTGGTTTGAAACAAAAGATGGCAGTTCATGGCATCAACCTGCGTTTCCCGTCGAAAACGTCGTCGACACGACGGGGTGCGGCGATGTTTTTCACGGTGCGTTCTTAGCAGGACTAGTGCGAGGGGATTCATTTCAATGCTGCGGCGAATTGGCTGCTCGAGCGGCCGCTTTGAACGCGAGTCAATGGGGAGCCTTCGGTCGAGCACTGTCGTTGCAACTTGGCGATGTCTAG
- the recG gene encoding ATP-dependent DNA helicase RecG — MPSSTNDPQTNASSSSTGLSTPLADIGGISRRKLDRLGRLGMKTARDLMFFFPRDYEFPAPPKSVEELREGEPAALVGVITEAEVVSRNAGKSVFGALVENETGTVRILFFNQAFRAEQLTNGRRVMISGTAKLNGFRMEFTHPQVTILGDDDQASSPRILPIYSLTEGLKQIDLRGLIPPLVDQLADSLTEVMPGPLREAAAVRLGEMRIDVGDSLPDIATALRHLHAPPDERGMLAARTRLVFQELLVMQLALAMKRRTLTTELRAPPLPSPAMVDARITNRFPFELTGDQRRTIDEIRADMACQFPMNRMLQGDVGSGKTLVAIYAMMLAVANDHQAVLMAPTEVLARQHFQTLSETLAESRVQIGLLCGSLSAAERRETVAATASGEINLLVGTQALLYGDLEFKRLGLVVIDEQHKFGVAQRVKLRSGGVDPHYLVMSATPIPRSVAMTMFGDVELSTLREKPPGRGQVNTYLGRGEWKSRWWSFVRDRLDEGRQGFIVAPRVTASESADDESEDIASVESVFEELTKEELKDYRVGLLHGRMANDDKQAIMQQFARGDLQVLVSTTVIEVGINVPNATVMTILGAQRFGLAQLHQLRGRVSRGSHTGHVCLFTDGELPPEENERLKTLEETDDGFELAEADFRMRGPGDLLGRRQSGMPPMMIADLTRDVEILTLARMMAQEMIEEDPDLSDPSFAQLKQQIVRRYAKRLSLGDVA, encoded by the coding sequence ATGCCCTCATCCACCAACGATCCGCAAACGAACGCTTCATCGTCGTCGACCGGGCTCAGCACTCCTTTGGCTGACATAGGTGGTATCAGTCGACGCAAGCTCGATCGGCTTGGTCGATTGGGGATGAAGACTGCCCGCGATCTCATGTTCTTCTTTCCACGAGATTATGAGTTTCCGGCGCCCCCGAAGTCGGTGGAAGAACTTCGCGAAGGCGAACCGGCGGCATTGGTGGGCGTGATTACCGAGGCGGAAGTAGTGTCGCGGAATGCTGGAAAATCAGTCTTCGGCGCGTTGGTTGAAAACGAAACGGGTACGGTTCGGATTCTTTTCTTCAACCAAGCGTTTCGTGCAGAGCAATTAACCAACGGTCGTCGCGTGATGATCTCGGGAACCGCGAAGCTAAACGGTTTTCGAATGGAATTCACCCACCCCCAGGTCACCATTCTCGGTGACGATGACCAAGCCAGTTCGCCTCGAATTCTTCCCATCTATTCACTGACCGAAGGTCTTAAGCAAATAGACTTGCGAGGTCTGATTCCACCGCTCGTTGATCAACTTGCCGATTCGTTGACCGAAGTGATGCCAGGTCCGTTGCGTGAGGCGGCTGCGGTTCGACTAGGCGAAATGCGAATCGACGTGGGGGATTCGCTTCCCGACATTGCCACCGCACTTCGTCACTTACACGCACCGCCGGACGAACGCGGGATGTTGGCGGCGAGAACACGTTTGGTTTTTCAAGAATTGTTAGTGATGCAATTGGCCTTGGCCATGAAACGCCGAACACTCACAACCGAATTACGAGCCCCTCCCCTGCCCTCGCCTGCGATGGTGGACGCTCGAATCACTAACCGTTTTCCATTTGAATTGACGGGCGACCAACGCCGAACGATCGACGAGATCCGAGCGGACATGGCTTGCCAATTTCCGATGAATCGGATGCTGCAAGGCGACGTCGGAAGCGGAAAAACGCTTGTCGCAATCTACGCAATGATGTTGGCGGTTGCGAATGATCACCAAGCGGTACTGATGGCTCCGACGGAAGTTTTAGCTAGGCAACACTTTCAAACCCTCTCTGAAACGCTTGCGGAAAGCCGGGTTCAGATCGGGTTGTTGTGTGGTTCGCTTTCGGCGGCAGAGCGACGCGAGACTGTTGCCGCGACGGCTTCAGGCGAAATCAATCTGCTCGTCGGTACCCAAGCGTTGCTTTACGGTGACTTAGAATTCAAGCGTCTCGGTTTGGTCGTGATCGACGAACAACACAAGTTCGGTGTGGCCCAGCGAGTGAAGCTACGTTCCGGTGGCGTTGATCCGCACTACTTGGTGATGTCGGCCACTCCGATTCCCCGCAGCGTCGCGATGACCATGTTTGGCGACGTGGAACTAAGCACGCTTCGCGAGAAGCCTCCTGGTCGTGGTCAGGTCAATACGTACCTCGGACGCGGTGAGTGGAAATCGCGTTGGTGGTCGTTTGTGCGTGATCGCTTGGACGAGGGACGTCAAGGCTTCATCGTAGCGCCTCGCGTTACCGCCAGCGAGTCAGCCGACGATGAGTCCGAAGACATCGCATCGGTCGAGTCCGTCTTTGAAGAACTCACCAAGGAAGAACTGAAAGATTATCGCGTGGGGCTGTTGCATGGGCGAATGGCCAATGACGACAAGCAAGCAATCATGCAGCAATTCGCCAGAGGTGACTTGCAGGTCCTCGTTAGCACGACCGTCATCGAAGTTGGTATCAACGTGCCCAATGCCACCGTGATGACGATTCTGGGTGCTCAGCGATTTGGTCTTGCTCAGCTTCATCAACTGCGTGGACGAGTTTCGCGAGGCTCGCACACCGGCCACGTTTGCCTATTTACCGACGGCGAATTGCCACCGGAAGAAAACGAGCGTTTAAAAACCTTGGAAGAAACCGACGACGGATTCGAACTCGCAGAGGCAGATTTTCGCATGCGAGGTCCAGGCGATTTGCTCGGTCGCCGACAAAGCGGTATGCCGCCGATGATGATCGCGGACCTGACTCGAGATGTCGAAATTTTGACACTCGCACGAATGATGGCTCAAGAGATGATCGAAGAAGATCCCGATCTCAGCGATCCATCCTTTGCCCAACTCAAACAACAAATCGTTCGCCGTTATGCAAAGCGGCTCAGTCTTGGTGATGTGGCTTAA
- a CDS encoding glycoside hydrolase family 5 protein, whose amino-acid sequence MISAVMTLVDEIILLIALANMGLPLGEPQRVHVRDMYHGKSVVGAQGELLRGASVAVFKFRRDTLGEPGNPTVDYATDPAFWDQMKASGVNAVRVVFFDAFQRSRGDFHVHPNQPFPFTSLSIADAMVQGIEDRRTAMRQAVLDRDALLADFDTIVELAAERQMYVMINYHDVTGYQDPDFEEGLNRHQSQFAYKTSKDYLFRFWSLIAPRYAHRTHVFYELMNEPVGYHPNDYSRQHVRDIVQTYHLVRALAPDTHIVLGSFTTPASFNERSMLRVAYEMERYGAADPEKNGVDFENASIGFHPYDISDLPHSAVPIREVMRRYAVINTELGLPHALRISDEEPESPGYFNDFLSSQSMERINVSWFAWNTFGPEEFGLVFEDIFCSDAHAKGYFWGEELSLAEGLARLQQTDCIDAQEAYDIALSLFHVHTDDPKATQ is encoded by the coding sequence ATGATCTCTGCCGTGATGACGTTAGTGGACGAAATAATTCTGTTGATCGCTTTGGCAAACATGGGCTTGCCTTTGGGCGAACCGCAGCGAGTGCACGTGCGTGACATGTACCACGGCAAATCAGTCGTGGGTGCTCAAGGCGAATTGCTGCGGGGTGCAAGTGTGGCGGTGTTCAAGTTCCGTCGCGATACGCTCGGTGAACCTGGAAATCCGACCGTGGACTATGCGACCGACCCCGCTTTCTGGGACCAGATGAAAGCATCCGGAGTGAATGCTGTTCGCGTGGTTTTCTTTGATGCATTCCAGCGAAGCCGAGGTGATTTTCACGTGCACCCGAATCAGCCGTTTCCTTTCACATCGCTTTCGATTGCCGACGCGATGGTTCAAGGGATTGAGGATCGCCGAACTGCGATGCGGCAAGCGGTTTTGGATCGTGACGCTCTGCTGGCGGACTTCGACACCATCGTCGAATTAGCCGCGGAGCGGCAGATGTATGTGATGATCAATTATCACGACGTGACGGGATACCAAGACCCTGATTTCGAAGAGGGCCTGAATCGCCACCAAAGTCAATTCGCGTACAAGACTTCAAAAGACTATCTGTTTCGATTCTGGAGTCTCATAGCCCCGCGTTATGCTCATCGAACGCATGTCTTCTACGAGCTAATGAACGAACCGGTGGGCTACCATCCCAACGACTATTCGCGGCAGCATGTTCGTGACATCGTTCAAACGTATCACCTCGTGCGTGCCCTGGCGCCTGACACTCATATTGTCCTTGGTTCCTTCACCACGCCCGCATCATTTAACGAGCGTTCGATGTTACGAGTGGCTTATGAAATGGAACGATATGGTGCGGCTGATCCGGAAAAAAATGGCGTTGATTTTGAAAATGCATCGATTGGTTTCCATCCTTACGACATTTCTGATCTGCCTCATAGTGCCGTTCCGATACGCGAAGTAATGCGACGCTACGCGGTGATCAATACTGAACTCGGCCTCCCTCATGCGCTCAGGATTTCCGACGAGGAACCCGAGTCGCCTGGTTACTTCAATGACTTCCTCAGTTCGCAGTCGATGGAACGTATCAACGTCAGTTGGTTTGCCTGGAACACGTTTGGTCCCGAGGAGTTCGGTCTGGTGTTCGAAGACATCTTTTGCAGTGACGCACACGCCAAAGGCTACTTTTGGGGTGAAGAATTATCGCTCGCCGAAGGCCTTGCTCGACTGCAACAAACCGACTGCATCGACGCGCAAGAAGCCTATGACATAGCGTTGTCGTTATTTCACGTTCACACCGACGATCCCAAAGCAACGCAGTAG
- a CDS encoding ABC transporter ATP-binding protein, whose protein sequence is MTELSSFSLEVDRVCKSFVSGDHRLNVLTDVSLSLCAGDSLAIVGPSGSGKSTLLQIIGTLDRPDSGSVIFENVANDGQSRKVNPFSLEDKQLAELRNQSVGFIFQDHHLLPQLTVLENVLVPCLAFGNSSDANVEHALALIESVGLTDRVDHLPGQLSGGQRERVAIARALVMSPSIILADEPTGNLDRTTAQEMTELMLHLQHSTHSILITVTHSEDLASAMGKQCELVDGKLA, encoded by the coding sequence ATGACTGAACTCTCATCGTTTTCGCTCGAAGTCGACCGCGTTTGCAAATCGTTTGTAAGTGGCGATCATCGTCTGAATGTGCTGACGGATGTTTCGCTGTCGCTATGCGCTGGCGATTCTCTTGCGATCGTCGGTCCAAGCGGCAGCGGCAAAAGTACGCTGTTGCAGATCATTGGCACGCTCGACCGCCCCGATAGCGGTTCAGTAATTTTCGAGAACGTGGCAAACGACGGACAGTCACGCAAAGTGAATCCGTTCTCGCTTGAAGACAAGCAGCTTGCTGAATTACGCAATCAATCCGTAGGTTTCATTTTCCAGGATCATCACTTGCTGCCTCAATTGACGGTGCTTGAAAACGTTTTGGTGCCCTGCCTTGCGTTTGGAAATTCAAGTGACGCCAATGTCGAGCATGCCCTCGCGTTGATAGAGTCAGTGGGCCTCACTGACCGCGTTGATCATCTGCCGGGGCAATTGTCCGGTGGGCAACGTGAACGGGTGGCCATCGCACGCGCTTTGGTGATGTCTCCGTCGATCATCCTAGCCGATGAACCAACGGGAAATCTCGACCGGACCACTGCTCAAGAGATGACCGAACTGATGCTGCATCTGCAACACAGCACCCACAGCATCTTGATTACGGTTACCCACAGCGAGGATTTGGCCTCTGCGATGGGAAAACAGTGCGAATTGGTTGACGGCAAACTAGCCTAG